In Caldicoprobacter guelmensis, the genomic stretch CGCGCGAATGTTGTCGTCATAGCGTGCAAGGTCATCGGCAGAGATTTTGAGCTTGCTGCCGCGCGAGATAAGGCGGTAGTAAATATGGCTGCGTCCCTGCGCATCAAAACCTTCCTCAGCCTGTTTCATGTCCTCCAGCAGTTCACGGTTTTTCTCGTAACCCAGCAAGCTGTTGAGCCAGGAAAGCAGGAGCAGGCGGTTTTCGAGTTTTTGGTATTGGGTTGACCCGTTGCTCATGCGCCAACCACCAACCTCTCAAAACCGGCTTTTATAATAAGAGCAATTCGTCTCCTTCGTTCCTTAAGGAAATCCTCGTAATCAAGTTCGTACCAGTTTGAAGGCAATCCATGCCAATCATACATCTGTTGAAGTTCATCGGAAGCAAAGCGTTTTTCTAGTTCCGGCACATAGTCCCTGGGAGCTCTGTCGGAAATCTTGATATTGTCGCTCCATTCCACCAAAGCATAGTTTGCTACCTGGTTAATTAGACGCTTTTCTCGAACCCCTATTCGTTGCAAGTATTTGCGGGGGAACAGATGATGACGTTCCAAAGCAGTCTTTTTGGCCTTCGTGGTAGGATCTAGCAACTCGGACACCTTCATCTTCGAATACAAGACCCGCGCTTCCAACAGACAAAGCGCGGCATAGTAGGCAAATTGCGCAGTATTCCTGGCAGCAGCGGTTTCCAATTCGTTGGGCAAGGTTACTTCCCAATAGTCTTTTGTCAAGACGGCGCTAATCTGCTCATCTAGAATGCGGACAAAGTCGTCGGCTGTGTTTGCGCTGCGCAGTAAGGCCATATCCTGTTCAAACCGCGCTTCGGGCGAACTTGTATAACGCCCCGTGAGCGTTGCCATAAAGAACCAGCGTGCCATCACTTCACGCAAGCGGTACAAATCTACTTTGAAGTCTCGCTTCCCTATAAGCCACAATGCATAAGTGTAAAGAACAGCCATTTGCGAGGAGATGAGTTGATCGGAGGGGTATCCTGCCCTTTTCAGCACCTTGAAGAACTCATGCCAGTTTTGAAGGTCCAAAACGTATGCCTGAGCCTCTTGCAATAAGGCAAACTGCTTTACGCGCTGTTCATCGGAGAATTGCCGCGTTTCCAGGTCCTTCCCTCGAAGCAGGGAATAAACATGCTCTAAGCGTGCGCGGCGAAACCCCAGCGCCACGCTTACACGCAGCAACTGGTCGGGGTTAGGGCGCAAATAATGATTAAAAGGCGAAGGACTACCATCCGGGGAGGGTGCTTTGCTGCACCGGCAAAATTCTTCCAGCTCTTTGCGACCCTCGTCCCAGAATACGGACATCAAGGTAAGAATAAAATTGGCCTGATTGAGCGGTGTCCCTTTACTATTGATACGCACAAAGATCTCTGAAACCTTGTCTTCATCAACGGAAGAGGAGATCTCCAGCGCGGTGAGTGGATATTCTTCAAGTTTGATCAGTCGGTCAATTCTCTCATGAATTATATCTTCTTCTTCGGCGGTCAATGGGCGCCGTTTTCCTAATTTCTCAAGGAATTTTCTCTTGAAAGCATGCGGTTTCGTATCGGGTTGCCATAAAATGCTAATGTCAGGAATCCACTCTACGTCCTTCTCAATCGCTGCATTAGAGACTTCAAATTTCTCACTCAGCGGATGAAAAGCTATTTTTATCCGCTGGGACTTGAAGTCTTTTGTAATCACGGGCACGGCTTTCATGACTGCGTATAATGAGGTCAACCGTTGCTGGCCATCTACGATGAGCAGACGCGCCACTTTTTGTTTTGGAGCAGTACCAATCGTTCGATGGGTATCAGAACAACCATTTTCCCAGAAGAGAAGATAACCAATGGGAAAGCCGCGATACATCGAGTCAAACAAATCGCGTACCTTGGTCATCGGCCAAACAAAGGGACGCTGAATATCAGGCAGCCCGATTTCTCCCATAGATATATCTTCAACCAGTTTCTTAAGGGTATAATCAACCTTCTTGAAGAGTACTTCTGCCATACCTATCCCTCCACGCCTGCAAACATTTTTGCCTTGAACACACCTTCCAGCGCCTGCGCGCCGGGGATGAGCGAATCGCCGTTGACATAGATGATGTCTGCATCCTCAGTGAGTTTATGCTTGGTCACAAAGTCGCGGTCGCGTTTGTAATCTTCCTCTGTCCAGCCTGCGGTTTCGCGCCAGATGACCACGGTGCGCTTGCCCTCGCGCGTCATGCCGCGATAAACCAGGTAGTAACGACCGTTATCGTCTAGCACCTCCCGCTTTGCCACGTCCAGCCCGATGAGATAGTTGAAGGTCTCGGGAAGGTCCACTTTTTTAACACGAGTCTCGCCATCGCAGTAAATGTGCAAGCAGTAGTCAAAGGGCTTGCTGAGTTTTTCCACATTCAGCATGGTTTCGCTTTTGCGCGTCTCCCACCGAAGCATGTACTTGAGCAAGTAGTCCTCGAACTGCATTGCTACCTGCCCACCGCTTTCGTCGAAGGGTAATAGATTGTTGAGGGCGTCTTCGTAGGATTCCAGGCGTATTACCTTGATGATACGCGGACCCCGCTCGGCTTCTTCTGCCGTAGCCATGCGTTTAGGCTTGCCGTCCTTCCACTCCGGGGAGAAGGTGACTTTCTTTAAGCGCGGCAGTAGAACGGTATCAAAGTAATCCGCCATCTCCACCAGGATGAACTTGCGCCGCCCGCCGTCCTCGCGATTGAGGTTAATGACGGCGTGGCCGGTGGTGCCGGAGCCGGCGAAGTAGTCGAGGACTAGATCATCTTTTTTGTTAGTAGTAATGCGGATTGTCTCAATGAGTGTATACAGCGATTTAGGGAAAGAAAAACCTATTTCCCTTGTGCCGAATATTTGCTGGAGAATCTTGGTGCCATATTCACTTGCATCAAACTTAGC encodes the following:
- a CDS encoding GmrSD restriction endonuclease domain-containing protein, giving the protein MAEVLFKKVDYTLKKLVEDISMGEIGLPDIQRPFVWPMTKVRDLFDSMYRGFPIGYLLFWENGCSDTHRTIGTAPKQKVARLLIVDGQQRLTSLYAVMKAVPVITKDFKSQRIKIAFHPLSEKFEVSNAAIEKDVEWIPDISILWQPDTKPHAFKRKFLEKLGKRRPLTAEEEDIIHERIDRLIKLEEYPLTALEISSSVDEDKVSEIFVRINSKGTPLNQANFILTLMSVFWDEGRKELEEFCRCSKAPSPDGSPSPFNHYLRPNPDQLLRVSVALGFRRARLEHVYSLLRGKDLETRQFSDEQRVKQFALLQEAQAYVLDLQNWHEFFKVLKRAGYPSDQLISSQMAVLYTYALWLIGKRDFKVDLYRLREVMARWFFMATLTGRYTSSPEARFEQDMALLRSANTADDFVRILDEQISAVLTKDYWEVTLPNELETAAARNTAQFAYYAALCLLEARVLYSKMKVSELLDPTTKAKKTALERHHLFPRKYLQRIGVREKRLINQVANYALVEWSDNIKISDRAPRDYVPELEKRFASDELQQMYDWHGLPSNWYELDYEDFLKERRRRIALIIKAGFERLVVGA